In the genome of bacterium, the window TGCTCGGCCTCTTTCTTTTCAGGGAATTCCTTTTGCTTCGACAATACCTGATTCAGTTGAGCCAGAGCCTTTTCCTTTTCCCCATTCCGATATAACGCCAGAGCGAGATGATACCCGATAGCCGGTTGATTTCCCTTATCCAGATCTGCTGCCAGGGTCAGTTTTTCTATTGCCTGGCCCGGCTTGTTCATCTTGATATAAACCATTCCCAGAGTATCGAGTACATAAGGATTCCGGGGAGCCAGACTGTTTGCTTTTTGGGCAAATACCAGTGATTGATCAAGGTTTTTCCCTTTATCGGTGTAGAAGCAGGCCAGATTGTTATAAGCCATGATATTATTGGGATCCGATTGAATGGCCTTTTTATAGGAATCTTCCGCTTTGCCTTCTTCATGTATCTTCAGGTAGGTATCGGCCATGAGAAGATATACGATGCTTTTTTTGACACCTAATTTTTCAACAAGGTACTGGCATTGTTCGATACTTTCCTTTGGCTTGTTGAACCGGGAATAAGCATTTCCTAGATTCAATCTCAAATCTGCGGAATCGGGTAATTTTTCAATGCCTGCCTGTAAGACGCCAAGAGCTGCTTCAGATTGCTTAAGCCGCATATAAGCGGTATAAAGCATGAGATAGTTTTTTTCATTCTGGGGATCTGCTTGTAAAGCCCTGTTCAAGTATTCCACAGCTTTCTGAGTATCGCCGCTGTTTAAAGCATATACCGCTAAATTACCCAGGATGGCAGAGGCATCTTTGGGTGATTTGGATAGGCTGTCCTCCAGCATTGCTTTTGCTTTATCATATTCCTTATTAAGACCATACGTATGAATCAGGCGTGCCTGGGCCGATAAATCCTTTGGATTCATCTGGACTATCTTTTGCGTTTCGGTAATGGCCGGACCATATTCCTTGTTTCCCAGGTAGGCTGCGGCAAGAATGCTCTGCGCCAGATTCGAATCCGGTACTGCTACAAGGACTTTCCTGGCTATTTCTATGACAGCTTTAAAATTACCTTGCTGAGAATATATCTGAGCCAGTTTTACCAAGGCGCCCTCATGCTGAGGCTTTGTGGCAAGCACTTCCTGAAGAGAGGCGATTTGTTTCTCCCGGTTGCCGGTTTTTGCATAGATGTCAGCCAGGCCGATGAGAGCCTCAACATTTTCAGGATCCTGTTTGACAATCTTTTCATACCCGGCTATGGCCTGCTGAGGATGACCTTCCTGGAAATCCAGCTTGGCAAGGTTATACTGTGCGCTCAGGAACCTGGGATTGAGAGAAGCGGCCTTGGTAAAGCTTTCCCTCGCCTTATCCAGTTTGCCCTGCCGCACATAGGCCAAGCCCATGAGGTTATGGAATATCTCCGGACTGGGACCGCCGGATGCAAGAGCAGTGGAGCAGATATTCAGTGCCTGCTCGGGCGAATTCTGATCGAGATAGGCTAAAATCAGAGGAGGGTAAAAGCTTATATTGTGAGGATCGATCTTAATGGCAGACTCATAAACTTTAATAGCATCATCTTTCTCTCCGCTCACCTGATGAAGAGTGGCCAGGCTTCGATAGGTCATCATAAAATTCGGGTCTTCCTGGAGTGCCAATTGCAGCTCTTCCATCCCCTTGTCTAACTGATTCTGGCCGATATATGCAAGACCCACAAGGTTATGGAGATATGGATTTTCCGCAGACAGGCTTAACCCCTTTTGTGCTTCCTCCAGAGCTATATCATACCTCTTCAGATCGAGGTTTGCGGCAGCAAGGAGGGAACGGGCACCAAGATGATCGGGATCAAGCTTGATTACCTCCTGAAGTGAGCTGATGCTTTGGTCCTTTTGGTTGATTTTATAGTATGCCATGCCAAGCAGGTAATGTGCATTGATGCTTGCCGGATATATACTGACTGCTTTCGAAAGGTCAAGGATCGCTTCATTCGTTTTACCTTGGTAAAATTTTGCCTCTCCTCTGATATGATATCCATACGGCTGCTTCGGATACTTCTGGATAATCACACTCCCCTGTTTGATAGCCTCGTCAAGCTGATTCCGATGGATCAAGATATCTCCCAGGACAGTCATGGCTTCCAGAGAAGAGGGATCTATGTTCAGGACCTTTCGGTAGGAAGCTTCCGCTTGCTGATACTCTTTCAGTGAATAGGCATATTTTCCTAATGCCAGATAAGGCTTGATATCGTTCGGCGCAAGATCCCTGGCTTTCTCGAATCTCTCTTTGGCATCGACATAATTTTTCATATCCATGGAGAGGCAGCCCTGATTGATAATAAATTCGATATTGGCAGGATCCAACTCCAGTGCATGCTCAAAGTGTGACTTGGCCAGAGGATATTCCTTCGTTTGCCGGTAAATTGTCGCCAGGAGATTATGGGTTTTAGATTTTTGCAGCCGTGCTTCCTCAGTATTCTGGCCATCTTTTTTCAACAATTCCAAAGCGAGCCTGGCCTCTTTGAGAGCATTATCATTTTCCTGCCTGACCTGGTAAATGGAAGCCAGGAGGAAATGTGCCTGACTGATATCGCTTTTTTTGCTGATTATCCGCTTGAGTTCCTTTTCAGCATTTTCCGGTTTACCTGTCTGGAAATACGTTTCAGCAAGTTTCAGTCGTACCTGGTGATCGTCAGGATCAAGGTTGACAGCGCACTTAAGCTCGATAATGGCTGCATTGTAATCTTTTTTCTTCAGAAAATTTTCACTTCTCTCAACATGCTGCTGCTTTGTTTTCGTGCATCCGCTCAAGGCCGAGACTGGCAGCAGGCACGAGACACAGAGCAGGAAAATGAATGAAAGTGAAAGAGACATACTGCTTTTGGGGTGATTTTTATTCGTTTTCACCTGGATCATGACTGAAATTCCCTCCCTTTTGGATCTTTACAGAGTAAACAGAGTGCTCGAATACAAACACTGTTTATTTCGAAGCCGCCCGATATGGCCTGATATCTTTATTATGAGCCGTCGTCTTGAGTAAGGAACTGGCCGAAGGTGAGCCAAGATTGAACCAGGATGGTGAACAATGGCCAGTTGGTGAGAGCATACTGGTTTATCTTGCCCGGAATGGAAGAGGGAGAAAGGGGTCAGACAAGCGAAAGAAGGAGCGAGAGGGCCTCTCGCTCCTTCTTGAATATTTCTTCTGCCTGAAGCGCATTAAACCTTATACTTCCATTTTTTTCCTTCCGATGATCCCGAGGCCAAGGAGTCCTAATCCGACCAGGAGGATGGTTCCGGGTTCAGGGGTTGGTACAAGCGAGAAATCCAGTGAAGTGAACTGGGCACCAGTATGGGTTATCGTCGCTATCATGGTCAGAGAGAAAGGAGAATTTGCAGGAATACCCGCTGGGTTATCTTCCACACCGAAGCTTCCCGTTTGTGCCGGCAGAGAAGAAATAAGGTGTTGCGTCCCAGCTCCAGTTAAGGGGTCGTAGAGGGCATCGGTATCGTCCCAATAAACGGCTCCTGAAACAGTACCAGGTGTTGTACCACTGTACTCGATATGAAATCCGCTCAGGCCAGCATTCATAGGTCCAAAGCCATTATCGCTTACGCTGACCTGAATAGTTCCGCCGGATGAAGAACTTGTTTCAAATGAGTTGATGTCCATCATCGGTACGTTAGCTGAACCGATACCCGGTTTCGAGCTTCCGGTAGTGACGTTCATTACAAAGGTACCATAGTTGCCTATATAGGTGACATAGCCAGTGGCGGAATTAGAATCATTTAGGTCACCATCGGCAACCGTTAGAGGGGCATTGGTACCATCCCATAAAGTAACCTGTAGAGCCTGGGCAGATGACAAAAAGGCTAAACTTATCACGATCGCCAGAGTAATCACTAAGTATTTGTGTGCGTTCAGAATACCTTTCACTTTTTTTCCTCCTCATGTGGTGGTCAGATTGGCCTGCTGTTTCCAGATGAATTCCTGCCAGTAGCTGAATTATCCGTCTGTAGCCGATCTAGATCGTGTGCTTAAGCACTTCTTATTTTTGCAACAACCATGCCAGGGGAATTGTAGGGTTAAGCTCCCGTTTTGAATTCAGTCAAAACCCTTTTTTCCCGTCCTGGTAGCTTTAGCAAAAACAGCAGCCGATCCATCCAGGTTAAAAGTGAAGGGCTTCTTTAATGACTTAGAGGGGAAGAATGCTGGATAGCACAATAAAATACTTATTCATCAAATAGTTAAGAAGATTTAACTTTGCCGGTCAACTGTTTAGATTTCAGACAATGTTTTTTTGAGAACTCTCGCACTTTTGAGAAAAAAGAACCATATATCAAGCAGTTACAATAAAAATCTTACCTTATCCAATGTCCGGTTTTCAGACACTCGACGGCTTCAACAGCCTGGCTCGCCAAAACTAGAAAACCACTTCATAGAAATTACCCTCCCAGGGCCTGAAGTCATCCGAAAACACCCGGCCGCCTCCCCCAAGGACCTTACGAGACCGCAGGTTGATCAATTTCTGTACTGGTTCCCTGAACTCCAGGCGAATCTTGACTTCCTTGCCGGTTATATCCTGAATGGTTGATTTTTCAGATACTCTCTGAGGACCTTTTTGTTCCGCCGGATTTTTTACCAGGCCAAGATAATGCCTGCTGCCGTTTTTCCAGGAGAGACACTCGATCATGTTTGCAGCATTACCCTGTTCAAAAACTTTCACTCTCGGCTTCAGTCCGGCCATCTTCATGATACCGGACATTATCTCCCTCCAGGTATCGCCATAGCGTGAGAACCGTTTGCCTGTATCCCAATATTCTATCGGTGAGAGGTTAAGATAAACGGCATACCCCTTGTCAGCACGATTCCTGATAAGAACCGATGTATTCTGATCAAGCCAATGAAATAAACTTCGTGTATCTTTGACCTCAATCCCTTGAGCCTGCGGCCCATGACCGATCCCCAGCTCGAAAACCACGATCTCTTTATACCGGGAGGCGCCATCATAGTATGAAAGGCGTTTGAGAAATGGCTGCCGATATTTTTCGGCATTGATCTCGGTGATTCCCTTACCATTCATATATCCTGCTGATTCCCTCCTCCGGATCCCGAACAGGTCATCGAGCACTCCCTGCTTTTGCCCCTTGCCGTGCTCATCAAGCACTCCGCACAGATTATCAGCGACCAGGATACCTCCGGCAGCCACAAATTTTCGAAGGGCATTCACTTCGATCCCGGAAAGGCAAATGGTTTTGGGTAAAATAATTACCTTGAATTTTGAGAGCAGATCAATAACCCCCTCCCGGACATCAAGGTAGCTTATGAAATCATATTGATATCCCATATCTTCCAGGAGCTTGCACCACACCTGGCGAAGTATGCCGCTCGATTGGTTCACGTTATCTATCGAGTCCTTCCGGTTAAACCATGTTCCGCCGTGAACAATGGCATCCATTGCCCATCCTGCCTGAATACTGGGATGGCTGTAGTAGATGCCGATAGGGTCCGCTTCAAAGACGGTTTCAGAGCTCAGCAGCGGTTCGCTTATTTCTCCCTGAATCTCCTGAAAGGTATTCTTATTGGCGAGGATATAGGGTGCGATGTCATACCCCTCACCCCGGAACCATCCCTCCGGCCAGGCGATCACCGCTTGATTACCATGAAGCAGATAGTACCAGAGGAACCATGAATCTAACTTTGGATTTTGCGTGGAAAAAAAGGTCTGCATACGGAGCCGCCGGTCATTATTCCAAAACGACCGCAGGATTTCATTAGTGCCATGAATATTGTATGCTTCCATCCACTGAACCGCCCGGCTCAGCAGGGCGTAATCGTAACCACCCCAGGGCCCCGGAGCCTGCCCTCCGACAAAACCTGCCGGGGTATTGGGATCAAGAGTGTTTGCATGGTGCGTAAGGTCGGCCAGCACCGAGGCAAACTGAAAGTCCATAAAGCTCCTGAAGTCCATCCAGGGTGAAAGATTCCATCGGGAAAGATGCTTGACGGGTAATTTCTTTCGCACCTCTTCAAAACCCTGCGGCAGGACCTCGGAAAAACTCCCGAATGAGGTTCCCCACTGGTTATTTAACCTGTCAACATTTCCATATCGGTTCTGCAACCATTTTCTGAACCAGGCGATTGATTCAGGATGTATGTCCACATCACACGGCGTTACCATACGCCCTAACGAGATCTCATCATCAAAGGCATACGCAAGAACATATCCCTCTTTGGTTGCCATAATATTTTTAGTGATGTGCTGTTTTATCTGCGCAATGGTCTTTGGATCAGCCAAACTGTGAGGCCGGGTGGCTAAACCATGCTTATCGGTAACCGAAGCGATTCTATTTCCCGTGAGATAGAGAAACCCCTTGTCACCTACATGATCCACATAATAGGGAAGCCGGTTTTCGAGCGAAAACTGAGCAAGTTTTTCTTTCCCTGATCCTCTATCGATATGAAATCCGCAAAATCCGGCTTTCCGGTACAGATCAAGATCTTTCATCACCGATGTGCCGTATTGCCAGATTAAGATTCTGAATTGCTTGTATTCCGGCCGTATCGGAATTGCCGGAACCCGCTGGAATGAGCCGGTAGTCTGGTTCATGGCCAGAAGTAGCGGAGCCTGAGAAAAAATTCCCGGTAAGATGATCAGAAACAACAACAAAATTAATTTTCTAGAGCTCACTATCATATATTTCCTGTGATGCTTCAGATAATAAGTTTCGGGCAACGTTTTCCAGGCAGATAGGCAGAGCAAGTAATATCCAGAGTATTTCTTTATAGAGTGTTGTATGAGTCATTCCATAGCCTGTCAAATACACTATAAGTGCTCCTCCCAAAGCCAATGCATAAAAGGTTATCTCATTCTCCGGCAGGTTTATCGCCATAAGGTGAATCCGCCTCAATTGCAGGAAGGTTTCGGCAATGATAATAAGAAATAGAATTATTCCTAAGATGCCTGTTTCGCTGTAGCATATGACGTAGGTATTATGAGCATCCATTCCCGGATTGCGAGGGTCATAAGCCGTTACTATTTTTTGAAAATTCTTGACGCCGATCCCCAAAGGGTGATCTTTGAATATCTGGAGAGATGTCCTCCAGTAATCTGTTCTCGACAGTCTTTCTTCCTGATCATATTCCAATTCCTCTGACATTGTCTTCATCCGGGTCATGAAGTTTCCACTTACGAGCGTTACAAAAAGTACAATACCCACTCCGGCAAAGATACAGATTTTTTTACGGTATTGGGAAGGTGCCCAAAGAAGGATATAGGGAATCACGATGAGAAGGCCTGCAAAAACCCCGCGGGATTGGGTTAAGATGATGGTATCTATAGTAAAAGCAGTCCCAAGCAGGTAAAGTGATTTCTTCCACCATGTTGAGGCATATAATATTCCAAGACCTAAGAAAAGGGTACCTATAGCCGATACGGCAGCAACACCATTTGCCTCGCCGAAATCCACACCTCCAATGAATTCCAGTCTCCCTTTATAATAATAGCCGGCTGAAACTGTATGACCCTCGTAGGACAAAAACAGTGTGCTTATGATAAATATCCAGACTAACAGATTATAATCGTGGAGGGAATGGACAACCCTGATTAACAGGAAAATAAAGACGAACATTTTGGCCATCTTTACGATATATACCCAACTGTCATCCTGTACACCAATGCCAAAAACGAAAGAGCTTAAAAAGATCATTCCAAGAAATAAATAAAGCTCATACTCTCTCCGGGAAAAAGACCAGTCTAATTCACCTAGGTGTATTATTGCACCGATTACTAAAAACGCCATAGCCATAAAGGATGGTCTCGGCAAATACTGGTTAATGGCCTTTCCCCACCACATGCCTGGATCCCAGATTAAATAGACGGCAAGATAGCCTAAAATTCCAAAGATTGGCTGCCATAATGCACCAATGAATAAACCCAAGAATAGAGCAAGTACGAGTAAGAACACTGTCTGGCCTCAGTTGGCTGGTTACCTGCTCAAGACCATATCGAAAATCGACTTGACTTCATCAGCGACTGTAAACCAGGTGCGGTTCTTTACATGGGCATGTATCGATTCTCTGTTCCAGGCAGTTTCCAGAGCTGTTTTTAAGCCTTCAGAGAGGGATTGAGGAGTGCTGTCCACCAATATTCCAACCGCGGCTGAGGTTATTATTTCAGGAGCACCATAAACTCTGGTTGCAACTACCGGTGTTCCACATGCCAGGGATTCCATAATGACGTTGGCCCAGCCTTCTCGTGAACTGGCCAGGCAGAAAACATCAGCCGAACTGTACCAAAACTTCAGTTCGTCATTCGCCACCTCGCCCACGAGGGTCACGTGCCGGTCCAGATGCAGGTCTTTTATCTGTTTTTCCAATGAGGAGCGGTAGTGGCCTTCTCCGATAATATAAAGATGAATTTTCGCATCCCTCTGGATTAACCCTGGCAGGGTTTCCAGGATAATATGGAATCCTTTGCGTGGGATAAGACTGCCAACCGATACAATGACCTTGTGATCCTGGTTGATGAGAAGCTTTCTTCGGGCTTCCTCTTTATCTATAGGATAAAAAATATCTATGTCAACTCCATTGGGTATGACACTGATTTTTTTTTCATCAATGCCAAGATCGGTCATCTCCTGCTTTAAAGCATTACAGACCGAAATGACATGATCTGCCTGATTCAATGTATACCGTATCATGGGTTTAATAGACTTAAAACGGGTAAACTGGTTTATGTCGGAACCTCTCGCTGATAAAACGAGAGGCCTGTTGATGCACTTGCTGCACAGTAAGGCCGCCAGGCCATCGGGAAAAATGTAATGGCCATCTATAAGGTCAAAGGGAAAGACCTTAGAGATTTTTTTAATCAGACCAATGGTAGAAAGGTACATGGCAAAACCATGAAAAGGCATGCTTATTTTCGGGACAAGGGGATAGCGGGGGTGAAAAACTTCGATGTTGTTCATGAGCTCGTACTTTTTAATCTGGGAGTATTGATATTTTTTGCCGAAAACAGGCAGGGGAGGGCAGTAGGGGATCGGAGCGACGACTTTAATTTCGCAGTTCCTGAGCTGGGCAAAGTGGAACATGCGCTTTTTTATGAATATATTGTTGTTCGGCTGGTGATGGTTTGGGAAAAGGGTAGTATAAACAAGGACTTTCATAGGCGCTTATCTTTCATTTGCGAGCACTCTTCGATACAGATTATGATAGGCATTTATCATCTGATCATGCCGGTATTCGGATATGCACTTGTGCCTGTTTTTCATGCCAAGGTATGACCGTTTTTCCCTGTTCGTGATCAATTGCTCAAGTGCTGCCTGATACTGTGGTTCATTCTCCCGGGGAACAATAAAAGCGTGATTTTCCCTATCCACCATGTTCCGGATATCTCCGACATCAGTACTCAATACCGGCAGTCCACTGGCCATTGCTTCCAGAACCGACACAGGCATCTGCTCGGTTTTTGAAGACAGGGCAAATATGTCCATCATTTGATAGTAGCGGGGAGTATCTTTATGATGCCCGAAAAAATGGATTCTTTCTTTGATTCCCAGTTCTTCGGCTAAATTCATCAGCCCGTCCTTTTCCGGCCCATCGCCGACGATTATAAGATGCGGTGGAGGGATGAGTGTCTTGATACCTGCCAGGGACCGGATGAGTAAACCGATATTTTTTTCCTCCCGCAGATGGGCTACTGTGCCAATGATACAGGTTTCATTTCCTATACCCAACTCTTGGCGGGCTTCATCGGTTTTCCGGAGCGAAAAACGGTTACAATCAACACCGTTCGGAATATAAATGATTTTATCCCGGGGTATCTGCCAGATATTTTCAGCAATCCCCCGTAAATTAGCCGATGGTACGATCACTCCTGATACATGGCGAAACAGAAAACGCCGAAAGAGGATTCTTCGTTTCTTCTGCGGTACCTCTGCCTCATCGGGCCGAAAGCCCGCTTCCATATGGATAATCTTATTGAAATTGCATATCTTGGCTGCTAAGATGGCATCGATGGCACCCCAATTGTATGTTAGAACAATGTCTGGAACCATCGAGTAAATTATCTTCGCCAGTTTGGGAATGGTAAAGAAGGAAGGGCTTTCTTTACGCACAGGAGTTATATAATTTACGGTAACTTTATCATCGTGGACAAGATTCTTTGCATCTAATCTTTGGTCCATGGCCATGATGGTATGGTGAAAATATTCAGGAAGGGCATTAATAATCATAGACATTCGTACCTGCACCCCGCCTGGTACAAAGGTGGAAAATATATGGAAGAACTTAATTTTCCTATTAATCAACGAATTCACGCATCCATAATTCAAAGGTTACTATTCCCCATATCAGCCGGTCGCGGTCACCCACACCGCTCATATGTTCTTCGACAATTTTTCGTATAAAAACCGGATTCAATATTCCGCGGCCAATACACTGTTTCCCCAGAACGATATCAAGGATAAAATCTTTTAACTCCTTGCGCATCCAGAGAGCAGTAGGCTGGCTGAATCCCCGTATTTTTTTATGCAGGCGGATTTCTTCCGGGATCAAACCCTGGATCGCCTTCCGGTAGATCAGCTTTTTCTCAGCGCTTTGTGGTGTATAACCTGTCAGTTTATATTTAGCCGGGATTCTGAAGGCCAGTTCTACCAATCTATAATCAATGAAGGGGGTTCTGTTCACCACCCCGTGTGCGGCTGACATCCGTTCATTTTTAAAGAGAAGATCATTAGGCAGATAGGTCTTGCATGCCCCGTACTGATACAGGTTTATCCCGTCCTTGAATTGTGCGCGCCGCAGGTAAAATTTGCCGGGCTCAAGCTCATCCCAATTTCCCACAAGCCGCTGATATTCTCCGGTGAGGAGCTGGCGTCTGGTTTCACGGTCGAATGCAGGCAGCCAGGTCAACATCCGGTCGATGGGCGACATGCAAACCCTTTGACACAAGCGCCTGAAAGCGGCTACTTTCCCTGTCCTGTTGATCTGCAGCGAACCTGCCCAAGGACCAAATATTACGGTGCGGAACAATTTGGGGATTCTCTCGAACAGTTCGACAAGATTTTCTCCCACAACACCGCCGCCGCCACAAAAAATTTCGTCAGCAGCTTCACCATCAAAAACAGTTTCCAAACCAGCAGATTTAACCTGTTCCATACAAAGGTATGTGCCCATGGCCGAAGCGTTATTGATAGGATAGTCGCTGTTCCTTATTACTTTCTGAAGAAGATCAGCAGCCATTTCAGCCCGTAAGGTTGCCTTGTTCTTCAGAAGGTTGTATCGGCTCAGCATAATTTCCTGCAAAGAAGAATCGTCAAACGATTCTTCTTCAAATCCGATGGAAAATGTCTGGAGTTTTTTATCTGGTGCGGCCTGAGCAAGGACGGAGGAAATGAGACTGGAATCGACACCTCCGCTGAGTATCGCTCCAAACGGCTTTTCTCCTATCATCCTTATCTTGATGGCATTGAGCGCAAGCTCTCGTATTTGATCCTGAAAATCTCCCTCACTGGTAGAATAATCCTCGACAATAGTATTGAGGCTCCAGTACTCATGTTCTCTGCACGAGCCGTTTTCCCAGATAACGGCATAGCCGGGACGTACACTCTTGATTTCCTCGAACATGGTATAGGGATGAGGAACACAGGTGCCGGCGAAATATAGATCCACTGCCTGGAGAGATAGCTTGCGTCCTATAATACCAGTACCCAGGAGAGCTCGAATCGTGGTCGCGAATATAAATTTCGAGTCTTTTTCACTGTAGAAGACAGAGCGGGAACCAAGGTGGTCACGGATCAGGAGAAGACGTCTGCGGTGTGCATCATACAGGGCTATGGTAAAAATTCCATTCAGCTCAGCAGCAAAACTGTCACCGCGCTCTTCATAAAGATGGGGAATGATTTCCGTATCCGATTCTCTTGACAGCTTATGGTCTCTGCCCAGGAGCCAGGACCCTATTTCCTGGTGGTTGTAGATCTCTCCGTCACAGACAGCAATCACTTCACCTGTTTCGTTGGTAACAGGCTGAGTACTATCACCAACGGTCCTCTGAATACTGGCTCCCAGACCGATGGTATCTTCCCCATATATGCCTGTACCGTCCGGCCCTCGAAAAGACATGGCCGCAAGCATACTTGCAAGTATCTGGCGAATGCTATCTTTCGATTGGTCAGCGATTATTCCACAAATAGCGCTCATAGTTGATCTCACTTTGTAAAAAGGGTGTTGGGGGTAGAGGGTAGCGCGGGCAAAAGGCCCCGTTGATTACCGAGATGGGAGAATTCAGAAATCACAGGAGCCACGAGAGGGTGGTTCCCTCTGAGCACTGGCTCCCGGATT includes:
- the asnB gene encoding asparagine synthase (glutamine-hydrolyzing) translates to MSAICGIIADQSKDSIRQILASMLAAMSFRGPDGTGIYGEDTIGLGASIQRTVGDSTQPVTNETGEVIAVCDGEIYNHQEIGSWLLGRDHKLSRESDTEIIPHLYEERGDSFAAELNGIFTIALYDAHRRRLLLIRDHLGSRSVFYSEKDSKFIFATTIRALLGTGIIGRKLSLQAVDLYFAGTCVPHPYTMFEEIKSVRPGYAVIWENGSCREHEYWSLNTIVEDYSTSEGDFQDQIRELALNAIKIRMIGEKPFGAILSGGVDSSLISSVLAQAAPDKKLQTFSIGFEEESFDDSSLQEIMLSRYNLLKNKATLRAEMAADLLQKVIRNSDYPINNASAMGTYLCMEQVKSAGLETVFDGEAADEIFCGGGGVVGENLVELFERIPKLFRTVIFGPWAGSLQINRTGKVAAFRRLCQRVCMSPIDRMLTWLPAFDRETRRQLLTGEYQRLVGNWDELEPGKFYLRRAQFKDGINLYQYGACKTYLPNDLLFKNERMSAAHGVVNRTPFIDYRLVELAFRIPAKYKLTGYTPQSAEKKLIYRKAIQGLIPEEIRLHKKIRGFSQPTALWMRKELKDFILDIVLGKQCIGRGILNPVFIRKIVEEHMSGVGDRDRLIWGIVTFELWMREFVD